In one window of Amblyomma americanum isolate KBUSLIRL-KWMA chromosome 9, ASM5285725v1, whole genome shotgun sequence DNA:
- the LOC144103431 gene encoding serine protease 29-like, with protein MAGIRKLRAGSSEEHTRKLWNFYGVLGGVGSDFLRYILKTALPYDKCKPLLHKEAQEKLNGSIVICARAKRQDACTGDSGGPMKTRGQGEKLILVGIISFGYGCAREKDVSGYTRVAAFVPWIEAMMRLFKNASPPMR; from the exons ATGGCTGGTATACGGAAGTTGCGTGCTGGCTCCTCTGAAGAACACACCAGAAAACTTTGGAACTTTTATGGCGTTTTAGGTGGGGTCGGCTCCGATTTCCTTCGTTATATTTTGAAGACAGCTCTACCATACGACAAGTGCAAGCCATTGCTTCACAAGGAAGCCCAAGAAAAGCTTAATGGCAGTATTGTTATCTGTGCTCGAGCAAAAAGGCAAGACGCTTGCACC GGGGATTCTGGGGGCCCTATGAAAACCAGGGGCCAAGGTGAGAAATTGATTCTAGTTGGCATAATTTCCTTCGGCTATGGATGCGCCAGGGAAAAGGACGTGAGCGGCTATACACGGGTGGCTGCATTCGTTCCCTGGATTGAAGCCATGATGAGACTTTTCAAGAATGCCTCGCCTCCAATGCGATGA